In a single window of the Saccharothrix australiensis genome:
- a CDS encoding glycosyltransferase 87 family protein, with amino-acid sequence MVPVAAAVLVFLVAGALYLWWHGVWARTGADLGDFKVYVAAGQAVLDADPLYEQGKAHLPTIAGTLKYPPFSAVVFVPLAWLPTQALPVFALGANVVLLLVVIWLGLRMTGRRRDRTTVAMAFLLGALCLAMQPVEWNLLWGNVNLVLMALVVVDTALPERSRWKGVPTGVAAGIKLLPLIFIAHLVLTGRWRAAGTSAVAFLVTVGLGFLVLPGESAYFWGAGVTDPDRVTGSGSADAPENQSIRGVVARLLGDPDLAAARWVPVAAVVGIAGLLLARRASRRGEDYLATALVGATMVLVAPVAWSHYWVWFVPFFVLGVQWAAASGRWWPWVPVVAGYLSVLAWPGGRNWDMPFPGLIFLPSHPADGPVAFALQNVEVVLGLVCLVVFDRPDPGRARPPFSRRLAARLRGTERVGGVKGSRGE; translated from the coding sequence ATGGTCCCGGTCGCGGCGGCCGTCCTCGTGTTCCTGGTCGCCGGCGCGCTCTACCTGTGGTGGCACGGGGTGTGGGCCAGGACGGGGGCGGATCTCGGCGACTTCAAGGTGTACGTGGCCGCCGGGCAGGCCGTGCTGGACGCCGACCCGTTGTACGAGCAGGGGAAAGCCCACCTGCCGACCATCGCGGGCACCCTGAAGTACCCGCCGTTCTCCGCCGTCGTGTTCGTGCCGTTGGCGTGGTTGCCGACCCAGGCGCTCCCGGTGTTCGCGCTGGGCGCCAACGTCGTGTTGCTGCTGGTGGTGATCTGGCTCGGCCTGCGGATGACGGGCAGGCGACGCGACCGCACGACGGTGGCGATGGCGTTCCTGCTCGGCGCGCTGTGCCTGGCGATGCAGCCGGTGGAGTGGAACCTGTTGTGGGGCAACGTCAACCTGGTGCTGATGGCGTTGGTGGTGGTGGACACCGCGCTGCCGGAGCGGAGCCGGTGGAAGGGCGTGCCGACCGGCGTGGCGGCCGGGATCAAGCTCCTCCCGCTGATCTTCATCGCGCACCTGGTGCTGACCGGGCGGTGGCGGGCGGCGGGGACGTCCGCCGTCGCGTTCCTGGTCACGGTCGGCCTCGGTTTCCTGGTGCTGCCGGGGGAGTCCGCGTACTTCTGGGGCGCCGGCGTCACCGATCCCGACCGCGTCACCGGCAGCGGTTCGGCGGACGCGCCGGAGAACCAGTCGATCCGGGGCGTCGTCGCGCGGCTGCTGGGCGACCCCGACCTCGCCGCCGCGCGCTGGGTCCCGGTCGCGGCCGTGGTCGGGATCGCGGGCCTGCTGCTGGCCCGTCGCGCGTCGCGGCGCGGTGAGGACTACCTGGCGACCGCCCTCGTGGGTGCGACGATGGTGCTGGTGGCCCCGGTCGCCTGGTCCCACTACTGGGTCTGGTTCGTGCCGTTCTTCGTGCTCGGCGTCCAGTGGGCGGCGGCCTCGGGCCGGTGGTGGCCGTGGGTGCCGGTGGTCGCCGGCTACCTGTCGGTGCTGGCGTGGCCGGGTGGGCGCAACTGGGACATGCCGTTCCCGGGGCTGATCTTCCTGCCGTCCCACCCCGCCGACGGGCCGGTCGCGTTCGCGCTGCAGAACGTTGAGGTCGTGTTGGGACTGGTGTGTTTGGTCGTGTTCGATCGGCCCGACCCCGGGCGGGCTCGGCCGCCGTTCAGCCGGCGGCTCGCGGCGCGGCTCCGCGGGACTGAGCGCGTAGGGGGAGTGAAGGGGAGCCGGGGGGAGTGA